The genomic DNA aatcctgtcatttctttttcaggtttaattcaatgtgcgctggtatgaaccgctccattacccagttaaaatcgcaatggagcctcataaaaatcagtgcgaagaaagacaagaccattgctaggcaggctcaaattaaaactggcggtggtccaccattatcagtgcctgacgatagggctgatgatatagcatcttggttgcccaatgaatttgtagtcgatgttaacagatttgactcggactcaaataaaagtgaattaattaacattcaagaggaggaatcaactcaaaatacgcaagatcaggaattgataaataatgaagaaatccaatatgaattggtggtacttgatgaagaaatagaagatacacatgcttgtactactagaggcatattggaagataaagaaaataaaaaagtagaggcaaaagaaaataaagcaaaacctaattttaaagcaccagcaatcaaaaaaaaaaggaaactgttaaacaaagaaggcttaattgatttaagcaaagttaggatttccgaaattgcagaaacagaatcaaaatgccggattgaactgcatgaagttcaaatggaaaacgaacggaagaaagggagaaacttggatcttgagcatcaattattacaggaaaaacttaaatattacactcacattaataaagaataataagtcttttgatgttaaagtttttcaagtactaacagattctaaataataagttagttcctcccttacttctgtttgtttttaatttgtattttatgcagttccaatccgcattttgattgtgtttctgcaatatatttagacggctatgaatatgtttactagtcataacttaataagagtttgagattactattaactagctgttgcccacgactccgcctgcgtagactactatttctgtaacctacaggatctgtgcatttttccaggataaaaagaagcctatatgttattcgagactatataatctatctgttttagcaatttatttgtttataagaattgaactgtgatttttagtaagtaagtttaataattgtacttaaattagtgatataaagtaaatacacatatgcctagtcacaaacattcgcctttataataatagtgtaaattatggttattttgttttaaatgtagaaggttgataacctccgaatagaaacgtttatacttaagcaatttctttgttttaaagaattgaactgtgatttttaataagtaagtttgttgaaactaattgtacttaaattagtgatataaagtaatttgttttgaatttttgcagaataattgcttttttaaagagaactacaggttttgtttttgtgatagtaacaaattggactgaaaattgaaatacaggtatttttcaatcaaatattctttttattttcattaagatgccaggaacagtatctgaaaaattaaaatacaacattttcatgaactcaaatgacattacataaaagtaaatcgttggaatttatcaaaatgtattttagtaccattcaaaaatgttgatttataaaattttgtagtatcaactgcgacctacgcctcaacaatgaaggtcggttgtcgtgaacactgttctccgtcgaaagttgcggagttacagggacctgctccatatgttgttctgaaaaatattatgaatttgtcaacattttgtcataaagatttgtattccttatgtacagtcaaattgataacatttacctaacaatgtgtcattcatatcaatggctatattatgtaatacagccaatgctatgatcacagcttttccattttggaggcttactggtaagccatggagtaggcattggaaccgctgcttccacaccccaaaacacctttcaacagtgttcctagttgagatgtgagcattattgtatgcttcttcttctggacgactaggccttaaaataggtgtaaatagatatggcagaagagggtagcccgaatcgccaataaggcgtcctctaaactgcctatcctcaaatcgttgttttatattgctctccataaaaattcgactgtcatgtgtactgcctcgccatctagccactatatccattattttgaggtcagcatcacagacaacctaaaataaaaaaaacagtatcctgtaggtaatccatccaataatatagtgttgaatgttgctaaaatttagatcatacaaagtaaaaattatagacattattaaaacaaatctttctctgttgtaaactgtataaaatcaaaatatattttacctgaacattcagggaataatagccttttctattaatatagtactgggccatgtcacctccggtttttttaattttaatgtgggtgcaatctatggctcctatcaccccaggaaaatttttaattgctctaaatttggcactaattctttcctgctctcctatagtgataggcattttgatgaaggaatttgccttattcgcgattgcatgcgcgactctggcgcatatccggctcactgtcggctgacttaggccatggaggtcaccagcatcatcttgtacctgaaaatgtatgaaaataattatagcagccacgacaaagggataaaataaaacacttttttgtgcttacctcacgacgtccccaacatcttatggccactaaaacttgcagttcaggacacgtgccaccacctctagcgctctgaaccagatcatcttccaccaaatctatgatggtgcgcactgtgtccttattgaacctatattttattttaaaatttaggtcccgcaaatcgaatgggttgcttcgttggcggtagagctttctacgtcgcgctgggtcggcattattggctaaatgcacaattgcatttatagcattcattttcacaagcaaggatcacagcaaggatattttgaataaataaaccaacgaagtgacattcatatgaaatgacatttataaaagttaggttaaaataggtttattagagctttaaacaaggcccgagctctcgataacttatcacacagataaaagaggattttagcgctaaatgacgattatgaataacaatttttatcaaacgttttataaacctctaataagcatttgataaaatgtgaaaaatgattatgaataagaccgtcggtcttattcataataaaatgctaatataggtttaaaacctacattagctaaaacgtttgataggcttaaaacactcttataaacctctgataaaaaacgttattcataatcgtttacaaacctttgatagctaaaacagagtttaatattttctttccaca from Ostrinia nubilalis chromosome 8, ilOstNubi1.1, whole genome shotgun sequence includes the following:
- the LOC135074131 gene encoding putative nuclease HARBI1 is translated as MNAINAIVHLANNADPARRRKLYRQRSNPFDLRDLNFKIKYRFNKDTVRTIIDLVEDDLVQSARGGGTCPELQVLVAIRCWGRREVQDDAGDLHGLSQPTVSRICARVAHAIANKANSFIKMPITIGEQERISAKFRAIKNFPGVIGAIDCTHIKIKKTGGDMAQYYINRKGYYSLNVQVVCDADLKIMDIVARWRGSTHDSRIFMESNIKQRFEDRQFRGRLIGDSGYPLLPYLFTPILRPSRPEEEAYNNAHISTRNTVERCFGVWKQRFQCLLHGLPVSLQNGKAVIIALAVLHNIAIDMNDTLLEQHMEQVPVTPQLSTENSVHDNRPSLLRRRSQLILQNFINQHF